A section of the Petrimonas sulfuriphila genome encodes:
- the murQ gene encoding N-acetylmuramic acid 6-phosphate etherase → MTFIKITEQPSLYNDLEKKPIFEILAEINQEDQKVALAVQKTLSELEKLVTGIVERMKRGGRLFYIGAGTSGRLGVLDASEIPPTYGMPDTYVIGLIAGGDSALRNPVEAAEDNYDQAWEELLEYKINQNDTLVGIAASGTTPYVIGALRKAREKGILTGAISCNPGSPVAAEAEIKIEPVVGPEYVTGSTRMKSGTAQKLVLNMITTATMIKLGRVKGNKMVNMQLTNQKLVDRGTRMIVDELGLSYEQAKNLLLLHGNVKTAIEIYKNQQK, encoded by the coding sequence ATGACTTTCATCAAAATAACCGAACAACCCTCGCTTTACAACGATTTGGAGAAAAAACCGATATTCGAAATTCTTGCAGAAATCAATCAGGAAGACCAAAAAGTAGCTCTTGCCGTACAAAAGACCCTTTCCGAATTAGAAAAGCTCGTTACAGGAATTGTGGAACGCATGAAACGAGGCGGGAGGCTTTTCTATATAGGGGCCGGAACCAGCGGAAGGCTTGGCGTGCTGGATGCGTCGGAGATTCCCCCCACATATGGAATGCCCGACACATACGTTATCGGGCTGATTGCAGGTGGTGATTCCGCTCTGCGCAACCCGGTAGAAGCGGCGGAGGATAACTACGACCAGGCTTGGGAAGAACTGTTGGAATACAAAATCAATCAAAACGACACGCTGGTAGGCATCGCCGCATCGGGCACCACTCCATACGTTATCGGAGCATTACGTAAAGCAAGGGAGAAAGGAATCCTTACCGGGGCAATAAGCTGCAATCCGGGCTCGCCCGTAGCCGCGGAAGCTGAGATAAAAATTGAACCAGTCGTAGGTCCTGAATATGTTACCGGAAGTACCCGAATGAAATCGGGTACTGCACAAAAACTCGTGCTCAACATGATTACCACAGCCACAATGATAAAATTGGGAAGAGTAAAAGGCAACAAAATGGTAAATATGCAACTGACCAATCAAAAACTCGTGGACAGGGGAACCCGGATGATCGTTGACGAACTCGGGTTATCTTATGAGCAGGCAAAAAACCTGCTCCTGCTACATGGAAATGTAAAAACAGCGATAGAGATATATAAAAATCAACAAAAATAA
- a CDS encoding SpoIID/LytB domain-containing protein — MKEPFIHAGILLEQPKINFSLQTAYKFNGKEYTPGDYSVEFSDGEILFNGQLYNEISFEADRPHKDSFELKNVIIGVNFHWEQKENQSFIGGLKFITENSAVSAINIVSLEDYLTSVISSEMSATSSEELLKAHAVISRSWLLAQIQKNKLIRKDYSTSFVRSTEIVRWYDREDHANFDVCADDHCQRYQGVTKQSTPLVKQVVEQTRGEVLTFNGTICDARFSKCCGGVTETFENVWEPVIHPYLQAKPDSEAGALPADLTGEESAEKWIRTSPPAYCNTQNAKVLKQVLNDYDQETSDFYRWKVDYSQHELANLIRERSGIDFGEIIDMQPLERGTSGRIIRLKIIGTKRVMTIGKELEIRRTLSRSHLYSSAFVVDAYDENNEGVPQLFTLTGAGWGHGVGLCQIGAAMMAEKGYSYEEILHHYFPDTKINNKY, encoded by the coding sequence ATAAAGGAACCGTTTATTCACGCCGGCATTTTACTGGAACAGCCGAAGATCAACTTTTCGCTGCAGACAGCTTATAAATTTAACGGAAAAGAATACACGCCAGGCGACTACTCGGTAGAGTTTTCGGATGGAGAGATTCTCTTCAATGGTCAATTATACAATGAAATTTCTTTCGAAGCAGATCGTCCGCACAAAGATAGTTTTGAACTTAAAAATGTGATTATCGGCGTTAATTTCCACTGGGAACAAAAAGAAAATCAGAGCTTTATTGGTGGATTGAAATTCATTACAGAGAACAGTGCGGTCTCTGCAATCAACATTGTTTCACTGGAAGATTATCTCACGAGCGTTATTTCGTCAGAAATGAGTGCTACCAGCTCGGAAGAGTTGCTGAAGGCACATGCGGTAATTTCCCGGAGCTGGCTTCTGGCACAGATTCAGAAGAATAAGTTGATCAGGAAAGATTACAGTACCTCGTTCGTTAGATCTACCGAAATCGTCCGATGGTACGACCGTGAAGACCATGCCAATTTCGATGTTTGTGCAGATGACCATTGTCAGCGTTATCAAGGAGTTACTAAACAATCGACGCCGTTGGTGAAGCAAGTTGTCGAGCAAACACGTGGCGAAGTGCTCACATTTAACGGGACAATTTGCGATGCCCGCTTCTCGAAATGTTGCGGAGGGGTGACGGAGACATTTGAAAATGTATGGGAACCGGTCATCCACCCCTACCTGCAGGCTAAACCAGATAGTGAAGCAGGGGCACTTCCCGCGGATCTCACCGGTGAAGAGAGTGCCGAAAAATGGATACGCACCTCTCCCCCAGCCTATTGTAACACGCAGAATGCGAAAGTACTGAAACAGGTTTTAAACGACTACGACCAGGAAACCTCCGACTTTTACCGTTGGAAGGTGGACTATTCTCAACATGAATTGGCAAATCTTATCAGAGAACGGTCAGGTATCGATTTTGGAGAGATTATCGATATGCAGCCACTCGAAAGGGGCACATCGGGCCGTATTATCCGGCTGAAGATTATCGGTACAAAACGGGTTATGACCATCGGCAAAGAGCTCGAAATAAGGCGTACACTTTCAAGATCGCACCTCTACAGCTCTGCCTTCGTGGTGGATGCCTATGATGAAAACAATGAGGGAGTGCCGCAACTGTTCACACTCACAGGGGCCGGATGGGGACACGGTGTGGGATTGTGCCAGATTGGAGCTGCCATGATGGCGGAGAAAGGGTACAGCTACGAAGAGATACTGCACCACTATTTCCCCGACACGAAAATCAACAATAAATACTAA
- a CDS encoding AmpG family muropeptide MFS transporter encodes MNQSTRSPWSWIPTLYFAEGLPYVAVMTVSVIMYKRFGLSNTEIALYTSWLYLPWVIKPFWSPFVDILRTKRWWIISMQLLIGAGLAGVAFTLPTPFYLQASLAFFWLMAFSSATHDIAADGFYMLALDDSQQSFFVGIRSTFYRLASITGQGLLVVLAGFLEKSTGKIPYAWSITFFILAGLFLAFFVYHRFVLPYPHADTGKSAHTPQEVMTEFGNTFKSFFTKKGIGLAIAFMLLYRLAEAMLVKLASPFLLDSRDMGGLGLHTSEVGITYGTVGVIALTLGGIIGGIVASRQGLKFWLWPMALAITLPNAAYLLLAYFQPDSFIWVNVAVAVEQLGYGFGFTAYMLYLIYFSQGEHKTAHYSICTGIMALGMMLPGMAAGWIQEQLGYQHFFIFIMIATIPTLLLIPFMKVDKDFGKSKKTPLPDEEVTTEQ; translated from the coding sequence ATGAATCAATCTACACGATCCCCCTGGTCTTGGATACCAACCCTTTACTTCGCCGAAGGCCTGCCATACGTGGCAGTAATGACCGTTTCGGTTATCATGTACAAGCGTTTCGGACTGTCAAACACAGAGATAGCCCTGTACACAAGCTGGTTATACCTTCCATGGGTAATCAAACCCTTCTGGAGCCCGTTTGTGGATATCCTGAGAACCAAACGGTGGTGGATCATCTCCATGCAATTGTTGATAGGTGCCGGGCTTGCAGGGGTGGCTTTTACCCTCCCTACTCCCTTCTATCTGCAGGCATCACTTGCCTTCTTCTGGCTGATGGCTTTCAGTTCGGCCACTCATGATATCGCAGCAGACGGTTTTTATATGCTTGCCCTTGACGATTCACAACAATCCTTCTTCGTTGGTATACGCAGCACCTTCTATCGCCTTGCCTCAATAACCGGTCAAGGATTACTGGTTGTTCTGGCTGGATTCCTGGAAAAATCGACCGGCAAAATTCCTTATGCCTGGAGCATCACCTTTTTTATCCTGGCGGGACTTTTTCTGGCATTTTTCGTCTATCACCGCTTTGTTTTGCCTTACCCGCACGCTGATACCGGAAAATCAGCCCACACACCACAGGAGGTGATGACTGAGTTTGGAAATACCTTCAAATCTTTTTTTACTAAAAAAGGAATAGGGCTGGCAATCGCTTTCATGCTACTGTACAGGCTGGCCGAAGCGATGCTTGTCAAACTGGCATCACCATTTTTATTAGACAGCCGTGATATGGGCGGATTGGGACTACACACTTCTGAAGTAGGCATAACCTATGGTACGGTGGGCGTGATCGCCCTTACACTTGGCGGAATCATCGGCGGAATTGTGGCTTCCCGTCAGGGATTGAAATTCTGGTTGTGGCCGATGGCATTGGCCATTACGTTGCCCAATGCGGCTTATCTTCTCCTTGCGTACTTTCAGCCTGATAGTTTCATATGGGTGAATGTGGCTGTAGCTGTTGAACAGCTTGGATACGGTTTCGGATTTACGGCATATATGCTATACCTTATCTATTTCTCACAGGGTGAACACAAAACAGCTCACTATTCCATCTGCACGGGAATTATGGCACTCGGAATGATGCTTCCGGGGATGGCTGCAGGATGGATACAGGAACAACTGGGATACCAACACTTTTTTATCTTTATCATGATTGCTACAATCCCTACATTACTGTTGATTCCTTTCATGAAAGTGGACAAAGATTTCGGAAAATCAAAGAAAACACCTTTGCCGGATGAAGAAGTCACTACTGAACAGTAA
- the ygiD gene encoding 4,5-DOPA dioxygenase extradiol has protein sequence MSTKMPVLFVGHGSPMIALEENNFTRGFLQVTAEIPKPDVIICISAHWETEGTFVTGMETPRTIHDFGGFPRELYEVQYPAPGNPELAGEIIDTLRQYSVGPDYQWGLDHGTWTVLKHMYPDADIPVVQLSLDRSKTPQEHYSLARCLSDFRNRGILIMGSGNMVHNLHLLDWGRINDDDYGFGWAISAAEKMYGYITANNHAPLIDYFTQGEDFRLSIPTPEHYLPMLYALALQTDNEKVEFFNRGFVGGSLVMTALKIG, from the coding sequence ATGTCAACTAAAATGCCCGTTCTTTTCGTCGGACACGGCAGTCCGATGATTGCCTTGGAAGAAAACAACTTCACCCGGGGGTTCCTGCAAGTAACAGCGGAAATACCCAAACCCGATGTCATTATTTGCATTTCAGCTCATTGGGAAACTGAGGGAACATTCGTCACGGGGATGGAAACACCTCGCACCATTCATGATTTCGGAGGGTTTCCCCGGGAATTGTACGAAGTTCAGTATCCTGCCCCGGGAAATCCGGAACTGGCAGGAGAGATAATCGATACGCTCCGCCAGTATTCGGTTGGCCCCGATTATCAATGGGGGCTGGATCACGGAACGTGGACCGTACTGAAACACATGTATCCCGATGCGGACATACCGGTTGTTCAGCTAAGCCTCGACCGTTCTAAAACACCGCAGGAGCATTACTCCCTGGCCAGATGCTTGTCGGATTTTCGTAATCGCGGCATCTTGATCATGGGAAGCGGAAATATGGTTCACAACCTGCACCTGCTGGATTGGGGAAGGATCAACGATGATGATTACGGGTTTGGATGGGCAATTTCCGCTGCAGAAAAAATGTACGGATATATTACCGCAAATAATCACGCTCCGCTTATCGATTATTTTACCCAAGGTGAAGACTTCCGACTCTCCATTCCTACTCCCGAACATTACCTGCCCATGCTCTATGCGCTCGCACTACAGACAGATAACGAAAAAGTTGAATTCTTCAACCGGGGATTTGTCGGCGGATCATTGGTAATGACCGCGCTGAAAATTGGATAG
- a CDS encoding DUF5009 domain-containing protein: MNRITSPDKSGRLLSLDILRGITIAGMIMVNNPGSWTYAYAPFKHAHWHGLTPTDLVFPFFMFIMGVSTFMSLRKFNFEPSKTAVWKIVRRTFLIFVIGLALGWFGQLTRGLASGEPFGVAASHFDTLRILGVLQRLALAYGFAALTAVLVKGKLLPWVVGILLLGYYLILRFGKGFEMSEENIIAVVDKALMGTSHMYKDTTPEGVRIAFEPEGLLSTLPSVAHVLIGFLSGKLIVENKDNHTRVEKLLIWGTILAFSGLLLQYGCPINKKIWSSTFVLTTTGFAAQLLGLLIWIIDIHQKERWSRFFHAFGVNPLIVYVFAGVMANLVANIRLNWQGEIISVKGFIYEVLLRPWAGDYFGSLLYALLFITFCWLFGYILYRKKIYIKL; the protein is encoded by the coding sequence ATGAACAGAATTACTTCACCTGATAAAAGCGGAAGGCTGCTTTCGCTTGATATTCTGCGCGGAATAACTATAGCGGGTATGATCATGGTCAACAACCCCGGTTCGTGGACTTACGCCTATGCGCCATTCAAACACGCTCACTGGCATGGACTCACACCGACTGACCTGGTATTTCCCTTCTTCATGTTTATCATGGGGGTATCTACCTTTATGTCACTGCGAAAATTTAACTTTGAACCCTCCAAAACAGCCGTCTGGAAAATTGTACGGCGTACCTTCCTCATCTTCGTGATCGGACTGGCACTGGGATGGTTTGGGCAACTTACGCGGGGTCTTGCTTCCGGAGAACCCTTCGGTGTGGCGGCAAGCCATTTCGACACCCTGCGCATACTCGGAGTACTGCAAAGGCTGGCGTTGGCATACGGCTTTGCCGCCCTGACTGCTGTTCTTGTGAAGGGTAAACTGCTCCCGTGGGTGGTTGGCATCCTGCTCCTGGGGTATTACCTGATTCTTCGTTTCGGAAAAGGGTTTGAGATGTCGGAAGAGAATATTATAGCGGTGGTCGACAAAGCACTCATGGGTACTTCCCATATGTACAAGGACACTACACCGGAAGGAGTACGCATCGCATTCGAACCCGAAGGGCTGCTCAGCACCCTCCCCTCCGTCGCCCACGTACTGATCGGGTTTCTTTCCGGAAAACTGATTGTGGAGAACAAAGACAACCACACCCGGGTGGAGAAACTGCTGATATGGGGTACGATACTGGCATTTTCGGGATTACTCCTGCAGTACGGATGCCCCATTAACAAGAAGATATGGAGCTCCACATTCGTGCTAACTACCACCGGCTTTGCCGCGCAACTGCTGGGACTGCTGATCTGGATCATCGATATCCATCAAAAAGAGCGATGGAGCCGTTTCTTTCACGCCTTCGGGGTAAATCCACTCATCGTATATGTTTTTGCAGGCGTAATGGCCAACCTGGTCGCCAACATCCGGCTTAACTGGCAGGGAGAGATAATCTCTGTAAAAGGGTTTATTTACGAAGTGCTGCTGCGCCCGTGGGCGGGGGACTATTTCGGATCGCTGCTCTATGCGCTGCTGTTCATTACGTTCTGTTGGCTGTTCGGATATATACTGTACAGAAAAAAGATTTATATTAAACTATAA
- a CDS encoding glycosyltransferase family 2 protein: protein MKNIDAFILFSQPDQAKRTVEELRLSALINNIFLLSPEEITSVIEGCEKIVIDNLQSTQTIKRIAQKSTTPYTLIYQKPTVLKPGYFALERMVRIADDTQAGMVYADYYAVTNGEKKNNPLIEYQEGSLRDDFNFGSLLLYNTTALKDAAMRMHENYLYAGLYDLRLKVSQKYPVVHINEYLYTEIEEDTRASGQKIFDYVDPKNRQVQIEMEQACTQHLKDVGAFLEPAFEKIEFNRGDFEYEASVIIPVRNRIKTIRDAISSVLMQKADFPFNLIVVDNHSTDGTTEAIDSFKNDERLIHIVPERDDLGIGGCWNMGVHHTKCGKFAVQLDSDDVYSGEDTLQKIVNAFYEQNCAMVVGTYQMTDFHMEEIPPGIIDHREWTPENGRNNALRINGLGAPRAFYTPVLREIKVPNTSYGEDYALGLNISRRYQIGRIYDILYLCRRWEDNSDASLDIVKMNAHNLYKDKIRTWELQARKNRK, encoded by the coding sequence ATGAAGAATATAGACGCCTTTATCCTTTTCAGTCAACCTGATCAGGCAAAAAGAACAGTAGAAGAGCTCAGGCTGTCGGCATTGATAAACAACATCTTCCTGCTTTCTCCCGAAGAGATCACATCTGTTATTGAAGGATGTGAGAAGATCGTTATCGACAATTTGCAGAGTACACAAACAATTAAAAGAATCGCTCAAAAATCTACGACACCTTATACACTCATCTATCAGAAACCAACAGTGCTGAAGCCGGGGTATTTCGCCCTTGAACGGATGGTGCGTATTGCAGACGATACGCAGGCGGGAATGGTGTATGCCGACTATTATGCGGTAACCAACGGCGAAAAGAAAAATAATCCGTTAATAGAATATCAGGAGGGAAGCCTCCGTGACGATTTTAACTTCGGTTCACTACTACTTTACAATACAACTGCATTAAAGGACGCAGCGATGAGGATGCACGAAAACTATCTGTATGCCGGGCTGTATGACCTCAGGCTAAAAGTGTCGCAAAAGTATCCTGTTGTACATATAAACGAGTACCTTTACACCGAGATTGAAGAGGATACCCGTGCGTCGGGCCAGAAAATATTCGACTATGTAGATCCTAAAAATCGGCAGGTGCAGATAGAGATGGAACAGGCCTGCACACAACATCTGAAAGATGTGGGAGCATTTCTGGAACCTGCATTCGAAAAGATTGAATTTAACCGGGGAGATTTTGAATACGAAGCGTCGGTAATTATTCCGGTACGAAACCGTATCAAAACCATCAGAGATGCAATCTCCTCTGTTCTGATGCAAAAGGCTGATTTTCCATTCAACCTGATAGTGGTTGACAACCATTCAACCGATGGCACCACTGAGGCTATCGATTCTTTTAAAAATGATGAGCGGTTAATACATATAGTCCCTGAAAGAGACGACCTGGGCATTGGAGGCTGCTGGAACATGGGTGTACATCACACAAAATGCGGAAAGTTTGCCGTGCAGTTAGACAGCGACGATGTGTACAGCGGAGAGGACACGCTACAGAAAATTGTAAATGCTTTCTACGAACAGAACTGCGCCATGGTGGTAGGGACCTATCAGATGACCGACTTCCATATGGAAGAGATACCGCCGGGGATCATCGACCACCGCGAGTGGACTCCCGAAAACGGAAGGAACAACGCGCTTCGCATAAACGGGCTTGGGGCGCCACGGGCTTTCTATACGCCGGTACTGCGAGAAATCAAGGTGCCCAACACCAGCTACGGAGAGGATTACGCACTCGGGCTCAACATTTCACGTCGTTATCAGATAGGACGCATTTATGATATATTGTACCTTTGCCGCCGCTGGGAGGATAACAGCGACGCTTCGCTGGACATTGTGAAAATGAATGCACATAACCTTTACAAAGACAAAATAAGGACATGGGAGCTACAGGCCAGAAAAAATCGCAAATAA
- a CDS encoding DUF1343 domain-containing protein — MALMLYCMTITSSAFARNIRIKTGIEVLKESNFKILQGKRVGLITNPTGVDNDLKSTIDILHEAPGVQLVALYGPEHGVRGDVHAGDKIDSFTDSNTGVPVYSLYGATRKPSKEMLNGVDVLVYDIQDIGCRSYTYISTMYLAMQAAAENDIEFVVLDRPNPLSGLKVEGNLVEEGFVSFVSQLRIPYIYGLTCGELAEMIIGEQMISRPCKLTVVKMKKWRRKMNFEDTGLPWVPTSPHIPFSHSAFFYPVSGILGELGYMSIGVGYTLPFEMFAAEWINAEEFARTLNAKQLPGVIFRPIHLKPYYSVGQGQDFQGVQIYLTDFFSARLSDIQFHVMEVSAQLYPDRKVFERAPENRFNMFDKVCGSDFIRLEFSKNHRFADIQSYWTKDEKSFRLLSKKYYLYR; from the coding sequence ATGGCATTAATGCTTTACTGTATGACAATCACATCATCAGCTTTTGCCCGGAATATACGTATCAAAACCGGAATTGAAGTGCTGAAGGAGTCTAACTTCAAGATCCTTCAGGGGAAACGTGTGGGACTGATCACCAACCCTACCGGAGTGGATAATGACCTGAAATCGACGATAGATATTCTGCATGAAGCTCCCGGCGTGCAGCTTGTAGCGCTTTACGGGCCCGAACACGGTGTGCGCGGCGATGTGCATGCCGGCGACAAAATCGATTCATTCACCGATTCCAATACGGGTGTGCCCGTTTATTCCCTCTATGGTGCCACTCGAAAACCGAGCAAAGAAATGTTGAACGGTGTAGATGTCCTCGTCTACGATATTCAAGACATCGGATGCCGGTCATACACCTATATCTCAACCATGTATCTGGCAATGCAAGCGGCTGCTGAAAACGATATTGAATTTGTGGTGCTCGACCGCCCAAACCCGTTAAGCGGTTTGAAAGTAGAAGGAAATCTTGTGGAGGAGGGATTTGTTTCGTTTGTGAGCCAGCTAAGGATTCCTTATATTTACGGCCTTACCTGTGGCGAGCTGGCAGAGATGATAATTGGCGAACAGATGATATCAAGGCCTTGTAAGCTGACAGTGGTGAAGATGAAAAAGTGGCGCCGGAAGATGAACTTCGAGGATACCGGACTACCCTGGGTGCCCACCTCGCCACACATCCCGTTTTCTCATTCTGCATTTTTTTATCCTGTATCAGGCATTTTAGGTGAACTGGGATATATGTCTATCGGCGTTGGATATACGCTGCCGTTCGAGATGTTTGCCGCTGAATGGATCAACGCAGAAGAGTTTGCCAGGACGCTGAATGCAAAACAGCTGCCGGGTGTCATTTTCCGCCCCATACACCTGAAGCCCTATTATTCAGTTGGACAGGGACAGGACTTTCAGGGAGTACAGATATATCTTACCGATTTTTTCAGTGCACGGCTGTCGGATATCCAGTTCCATGTAATGGAGGTGTCTGCACAGCTCTATCCAGACAGAAAAGTGTTCGAGCGCGCTCCCGAAAACCGATTCAATATGTTCGACAAGGTATGCGGTAGCGATTTTATCCGTCTGGAATTTTCCAAGAACCATCGTTTTGCCGACATTCAATCTTATTGGACAAAAGATGAAAAGTCGTTCAGATTATTATCAAAGAAATATTACCTTTACCGGTAA
- a CDS encoding alpha/beta hydrolase fold domain-containing protein, translated as MKKSLLISLLISTSLSGIAQETNYRIIRNIPYYDDAKMESDAYIRERCILDIYYPTDKKDFATVVWFHGGGLTGGEKELPDGFKHKNTCIIGVNYRLSPKVKAPAYIEDAAAAIAWAFKNIEKYGGDASKIFVSGHSAGGYLTCMAGLDKKYLAAHNIDANRIAGLIPLSAQTITHFNIREQRGIKNTQPVVDEFAPLFHVRHDAPPLLLITGDRELEMLGRYEENAYLARMMKVAGHKKTRLLELDGYDHGMVYPALPLVMKEVEKIIREE; from the coding sequence ATGAAAAAGAGTCTTCTTATCTCTTTGTTAATCAGCACTTCACTGAGTGGTATTGCGCAGGAAACGAACTACAGAATCATCAGGAATATCCCCTATTACGATGATGCGAAGATGGAGTCAGATGCATACATCAGGGAACGTTGTATTCTCGATATTTACTATCCAACCGACAAAAAAGATTTTGCCACCGTCGTTTGGTTTCACGGTGGCGGATTAACAGGCGGAGAGAAAGAGCTTCCCGACGGGTTCAAACATAAAAATACCTGCATCATCGGCGTTAATTACCGGCTCTCACCAAAAGTTAAGGCACCCGCCTATATAGAAGATGCAGCTGCTGCAATAGCCTGGGCATTCAAAAACATCGAAAAATACGGTGGTGACGCATCCAAAATTTTCGTATCGGGACATTCTGCCGGCGGTTACCTTACCTGTATGGCGGGTTTAGACAAAAAATACCTGGCAGCGCACAATATTGATGCCAACCGCATTGCAGGGCTTATTCCCCTCAGCGCACAAACCATCACACACTTTAATATCCGCGAACAGCGGGGAATAAAAAACACACAACCCGTTGTGGATGAATTTGCTCCTCTTTTTCACGTCCGTCACGATGCTCCGCCACTCCTGCTCATTACCGGAGACAGGGAATTGGAGATGCTTGGCAGGTACGAAGAAAACGCATATCTTGCTCGAATGATGAAAGTGGCGGGACACAAGAAAACCCGCCTTCTCGAACTCGACGGCTACGATCACGGCATGGTATATCCAGCATTACCGCTGGTAATGAAGGAGGTCGAAAAAATTATAAGGGAGGAATAA
- a CDS encoding GNAT family N-acetyltransferase yields the protein MQIEQLKNIDNTVLKAFKKLIPQLIDRNSYPSREELQEILQAGNTFLFIARENDEILGTLSLVVYKIPTGKKAWIEDVVVDENARGKGVAASLVYHALKVAREKGIEKVDLTSTPARVAANRLYQKLGFRKRETNVYRFTF from the coding sequence ATGCAGATAGAACAATTAAAAAATATCGACAACACTGTTTTGAAAGCGTTCAAAAAATTGATACCCCAGCTTATCGATAGAAACAGTTATCCTTCCCGGGAAGAGTTGCAGGAAATTCTGCAAGCCGGAAATACTTTTCTTTTCATAGCCCGGGAAAACGATGAAATTTTAGGTACACTATCGCTTGTCGTTTATAAAATTCCCACGGGGAAAAAAGCATGGATCGAAGACGTAGTGGTGGATGAGAACGCCCGGGGAAAAGGAGTAGCTGCGTCATTGGTATATCATGCGTTGAAAGTCGCACGCGAAAAAGGCATCGAAAAAGTAGACCTGACCTCCACTCCTGCCCGCGTAGCGGCTAACCGGCTTTACCAAAAGTTAGGATTCAGGAAAAGAGAGACCAACGTATACCGGTTTACTTTTTAA
- a CDS encoding ATPase has product MDHSQSGGNILIADSGATKTDWCLTYGGEIVQRFSTKGISPVYQTEEEIAEEIRLHAYPLLKGKKVQSIHFYGSGCIPEKIVFVKNAIYRSFPIDAICIYSDLMAAAHSLCGHNAGIACILGTGSNSCEWDGYNMVKQVSPLGFILGDEGSGAVLGKQLVSDALKNQLSEGLKEELLAEYDLDQATIIDKVYRQPFPSRFLATLAPFLWKHIEEQSIRRIVERSFSDFFERNVMQYNYQKNKVNFVGSIAWYFSGVLRKVAEEKKIKIGKIEQSPMEGLIKFYS; this is encoded by the coding sequence ATGGATCATTCACAATCAGGAGGTAATATACTGATCGCCGACAGCGGCGCTACCAAGACCGACTGGTGCCTGACATACGGAGGAGAGATCGTGCAGCGGTTTTCCACAAAAGGAATCAGCCCGGTCTATCAGACTGAGGAGGAGATCGCAGAAGAAATCAGGTTACATGCCTACCCTCTCCTGAAGGGAAAAAAGGTTCAGTCGATCCATTTTTACGGGTCCGGCTGTATCCCGGAAAAAATCGTTTTTGTGAAGAACGCCATATACCGTTCGTTTCCCATCGATGCCATCTGTATATATAGCGACTTGATGGCTGCAGCGCACAGCCTCTGCGGGCATAATGCCGGGATCGCCTGTATCCTGGGTACCGGAAGCAACTCCTGTGAATGGGATGGCTACAACATGGTCAAACAGGTATCTCCACTGGGGTTTATCCTGGGCGATGAAGGAAGTGGCGCAGTACTGGGCAAGCAATTGGTCAGCGATGCGCTGAAAAATCAGTTGTCGGAAGGATTAAAAGAGGAACTCCTCGCCGAATACGATCTGGACCAGGCAACCATTATCGATAAAGTATATAGACAACCTTTCCCCAGCAGGTTTCTGGCAACACTTGCACCCTTTTTATGGAAACATATCGAAGAGCAATCCATTCGGCGTATTGTTGAACGAAGTTTTTCCGATTTCTTCGAACGAAACGTGATGCAATACAATTATCAGAAAAATAAGGTTAATTTTGTAGGCTCAATCGCATGGTATTTTTCCGGTGTTTTACGCAAAGTTGCTGAAGAAAAAAAAATAAAGATCGGAAAGATTGAACAATCGCCCATGGAAGGATTAATAAAATTTTATTCGTAA